Sequence from the Zeugodacus cucurbitae isolate PBARC_wt_2022May chromosome 5, idZeuCucr1.2, whole genome shotgun sequence genome:
CATGAATTGAATGTATTTATCTCTCAATGTATAATCATTTGCCAATGTCCGTTCAAGTTTCAAAAATGGTCGAAGTGCTGCAGGATGTGAGTTTCCAAGTTGAGGAGCGTCAGCTCGAAATGGAATCTGCACAATGTAACGACCATCTGGATGTCTCGTAACTGTATTCACAAAAATTTATTCACATGCGTCCACTTCTGGTCCGATGCTGTTGAAAGGTTCTTCGATTTCTCAGAATTTCCGTAAGAGATGATCTGTAGAAGAATCATCGTCGTGCAAGCCAGCAAGATATGAAAATGAAGTTGGTTCCGACACGTTCGCCGCTGCTGGACCTAGTACTACCCAACCTAGACGGGTGTGTAGTGCACACGGTTCATAATTTGAACCAACAATAACGTCGTTTAGAACAATAGAAGGCCATATGTCTGCTCCAATGAGTAGCTCTACAGAACCTGGTGTAGCGAATTCAGAATCTGCCAAATGAAGACCTCGTAGATGATGATTCGTCCGAGTGTCTACAGTGGTTGCAGGAGTCATAGACGTGATTGAGTCAATGATATAAGTattgaaattgatttgaaatttccGATCCGCATGAGACTGCATACTGACACCGACCATGCCCTTGGTCCGTGTTGTAATACTTTGGTCAATACCTTCGACTTGAAGCTCGCAAGGGATTCTATGAAGATTTAAAACGGTTACTAACGATTCACAAACGAAGCTCACCTGAGAACCCATATCGCAGAGTGCGCGACATTCTTGCACATTACCCTTAGAATCAGCAAGTAGCACTCTTGCAGTTGCTAAGAGAACGGTCCGGTCACTCTGTGCGAGAAATGACTGGACCTCGCCGGTTGGTCATTGTTGTGGAGGAAGTACTTTAGGCGCCACCATTGGCACCGTAGCTGACGTACCAGGTGTGTATCTGGTATGGGTACCCACGATGTCCTTCTGCTGTGACCTTCTGCATAAGAGGGTATTATGTTTCTGCTGACAATTGAAACATGGCCCAGATGAACAGTCGCGAGCGCAATGACCAGGTCTGAGGCAATTAAACCATAAAGATGCGTGCTTCACCAGCTCCCAACGTTTCTCTACTTCAAGATTGCGAAATTTATAGCACCGTACAATACGATGATTCTCATTACAAGACGGACAAGTTGTCATATCTAAAGATGCTGGCGAGTGAGGCATTCTTCCGCTGTTTGTTGTCAAATGCGCCTTCACGATTCTAGTTGATACGCCTTTGCTGTGAGTATTCGCAGTAACTGGCAGGTTAGCTGCGCGCCGTTCCACGAACATTATTACGTCTTCCATCTTCGGGATGTCATTGGTTTGTAGACTCATTCCCCACTCTGTACGGGTAACCACTGGTAGTTTCGGTAGTAGCAATGGTACGGCTAGGGCATCCCATTGTTTCACTGGTACGTTCATCATTTCAAGCGCTCTGAATGAATTACGAACACAGTCCACGAAGTTTATCAGCGTATCTCTAGACTCTGCTGGCTGGTACGGTAAGTCTAACATATGCTGAACATGGTGCTCGGAAAGAGCACGTGGATTGTCGTAACGTTGTTTGAGCTGAGCCCAAACTTCTTCATACCCACCTGTGTATAAGCCACCTACTAACGGAACGTTTTCCGCCTTCACATATTGCCGTAATTTTCCGAGTTTATATGTGGGCTGCAAATCACTTCTGTTGTGTACAAGGGTCTCGAACATATCCTTGAACGCCAACCAATTTGCGGGTTGTCCATCGAAGCTTGGAATTGAAACGGGGTCCAACCGCATGTCTGGTGCTTGACTGTACACCTGGTTGGGAATCTCACTATACGTTGACATCTTACGCTTTAATCTGATGCAAATGTTGTTAAACGTCTCCTCCGTTGAAGCTAGGAGATCGTCGTGATCTACCATTTCACCTTCATGTGCGCTGGAGACGAGTGCAAAATGATTGTCCATGAAACGAGTGAAATGTTGGCGAGCGCTACATAAGAGCTGTTCACTTTCGACACAGTCTGGATTGTAGCTCTCCGATTGGATTTGTGTCCATATGCACAAAATAGATGTACGCGCTGATGTACGCAAATTTAATGCCGACATATTAAAACCACAATTAACTTTAACACGAGTCCTCACAGGAGGCACCAAAAATGTTTAGGATTGCACTAAACACTGAAATGAAACACGatttaaataattcacaaatttattaggTACGCTCTAAGTACCATGCGATCACCTGAATATGCAGCTAAATAATGAACAATCAAGAAGCATGATTTATGCTTAAGCTATGCTTATATAGAAAAATGAGGTGTAAGAGAATAAACATAAGTAATAAGGTTGTTCTTGTAAACGGCGTAATGGCATGACCCAAGCAACGGTAGAATGGTGTG
This genomic interval carries:
- the LOC128921967 gene encoding uncharacterized protein LOC128921967: MSALNLRTSARTSILCIWTQIQSESYNPDCVESEQLLCSARQHFTRFMDNHFALVSSAHEGEMVDHDDLLASTEETFNNICIRLKRKMSTYSEIPNQVYSQAPDMRLDPVSIPSFDGQPANWLAFKDMFETLVHNRSDLQPTYKLGKLRQYVKAENVPLVGGLYTGGYEEVWAQLKQRYDNPRALSEHHVQHMLDLPYQPAESRDTLINFVDCVRNSFRALEMMNVPVKQWDALAVPLLLPKLPVVTRTEWGMSLQTNDIPKMEDVIMFVERRAANLPVTANTHSKGVSTRIVKAHLTTNSGRMPHSPASLDMTTCPSCNENHRIVRCYKFRNLEVEKRWELVKHASLWFNCLRPGHCARDCSSGPCFNCQQKHNTLLCRRSQQKDIVGTHTRYTPGTSATVPMVAPKVLPPQQ